The DNA segment GCCCTCGACCGCGGCCATGTCGCCGACGACGAACACGTTCGGGTGGCCCGGGATCGACAGGTCCGGCTGCACCTTGACGCGGCCGGCGCGGTCGACCTCGACGTCCGACTGCGCGGCCAGGTCGCGGCCGAGCGGGCTGGCCGCCACACCGGCCGACCACACCTTGCACGCCGACTCGATGCGCCGCAGGTTGCCGTCGGGATCCTTGACCGTGATGCCGTTGCGGTCCACGTCGGTGACCATCGCGTTGAGCTGGATCTCGACGCCCATCTTCTCCAGCCGCGCGGCCGCCTTCTTCCCCAGCTTCTCGCCCATCGGCGGCAGCACCGCGGGCGCCGCGTCGAGCAGGATCACCCTGGCGCTGGTGGGGTCGATGTGGCGGAACGTGCCCTTGAGCGTGTAGTCGGCGAGTTCGGCGATCTGCCCCGCCATCTCCACGCCCGTCGGACCGGCGCCCACGACCACGAAGGTCAGCAGCTTCTCGCGCCGCTTGGGATCGCTGGACCGCTCCGCCTGCTCGAACGCGCCGAGGATGCGGGCACGCAGTTCCAGCGCGTCGTCGATCGACTTCATACCGGGCGCCCACTCCGCGAAGTGGTCGTTGCCGAAGTAGGACTGACCCGCGCCTGCGGCGATGATCAGGCTGTCGTACGGCGTCGCGTAGTCGTGGCCCAGGAGCTCCGAGTGCACGAGCTTGTTCGCCAGGTCGATGTGCGTCACATCGCCGAGCAGCACCTGCACGTTCTTCTGCTTGCGCAGCACCACGCGGGTGGCCGGGGCGATCTCGCCCTCGGAGATGATGCCCGTCGCCACCTGGTAGAGCAGCGGCTGGAACAGGTGGTGGGTGGTACGGGCGATCAGCTTGATGTCGACATCAGCGTGCTTAAGGGTCTTGGCGGCGCTCAGGCCGCCGAACCCCGACCCGATGATGACGACTTTGTGCCGATCCGTTGGAGTGGCTCCGGGATGGCTCATCAGTGCTCCTCGACGGGCGGGACGTGCGGAATCTCGCCCTCTACGGTAGTCGGCGGTGCCCGGCATTGGGCACTCGGTCGGTTGTGGCTTATGCCACGCGGACGGCTGGATTAAACGCCCAGCACGGGCTTCAACAAGGCGGCCACGTCGGTGATGCCCCCCGGCTGGTAGCCGTTGAGGCTGGTGACGGGGCTCAGGATCACGCTGTCGACGCCCGCGTCGAGCACCTTGGTCTTGATCTGGTCGACGATCTGCTCGGCGCTGCCGTAGACGGCCTGCTGCTTGAAGTCGTCGGGGATGACATCGCCGGTGACGTTCTCGTCGATCATCGCCACCACCAGCATGCTGGTCTCCAGCGTCGCCGGATCCCGGTCGATCTCTTCGCACCGCTGCTTGACGACCTCGATCTTGCGGGGCAGTTCGTCGAAGCCGGCGATGATGTTGAGGTGGTCGAAGTGGCGCGCGGCCAGCGGAATCGTCTTCTTCTCGCCGCTGCCGCCGATCATGAGCGGAATGTGGTCACGGAAGCGCGGCTCGGCCATCGCCTCCTTGGTGCGGTAGTACTTGCCCTCGACCGTGGGGCGCTTCCCCTCGAGCATCGGCAGGATGATCTCCAGCGCCTCGCCGAGCTTGTTGAAGCGGTCGGTGAAGGTGCCGAATTCGTAGCCGAGCGAATCGTGTTCGAGCTCGTACCAGCCGGTGCCCAGACCCAGGATCGCCCGGCCCTGACTGATCACGTCGAGCGTGGTGATCGCCTTGGCCAGCAGGGTGGGGTTGCGGTAGGTGTTGCCGGTGACCAGGGTGCCGAGCTGGACCCGCTCGGTGGCGGTGGCCAGCGCGCCCAGCGCGGTGTACGCCTCGAGCATCGGCTGGTCCGGGGTGCCGAGCCCCGGTAGTTGATAGAAGTGGTCCATCAGGAACACCGAGTCGAAGCCGGCGGCCTCGGCCTCGCGCGCCTGGGCGATGACAGTCGGGAACAGTTCGGCGACGCCGGTGCCGTAACTGAAGTTCGGGATCTGGAGTCCGAGTCGGATCGTCACTCCGTCAACCCTATCGGTCTAGCCGAAGTTCGCCAGCGCACCTCTGCTGACATGCAGGGTCTGACCGGTGATATGGCGGGCCGCCGGGGTCGACAGGAACAGCGCCAGCCGGGCGATCTCCGCGGCCACCGCGGGGGAGGTGCTGGACAGTCCGTCGTACGACGGCTCTGCGCTCTTGCCGGTGGCGACGGCGTTGACCGTGATCCCGCGCGTGCCGAAGTGCGCGGCCTGACCGGCCGTCCAGTCCGACACCGCGGCCTTGAGCGCGGCGTCGACGCTGCCCTCACGGGTCTGCGCGATGACGACGTTCTCGGGGATGACGTTGACGATCGAGCCGCCCGACCGCAGATGGTCGCCGACGATCTGGACCGTGAGCACCGCCGAGAGCAGGGTGGTGTCCAGCGCACGGCGCCATGCCGTCGCCTGCTGGTCGAGGGTGAACGTGCGCGGATCCTCCGGGGCGAACTGCGGCGCGGGCACGTTGACGAGCGTGTCGAGGTGATGCGGGAACAGCGAGCGGGCCTCTTCGAGGCTGGCCGGGTCGGTGTTGTCGAAGACGATCGAGTCGACGTCGAGTTCCTTCGCCGTGATCTCGAGATCCTCCCGGCGCGCACCGCCGATCACCACCCGATGACCGTCGTCGCGGAACCCTGCCGCGATCGTGCGCCCCAGATCGGTGTCGCCGCCGGTGACCAGCACCTCCATCGCCATGACCTCCTCGTTGGCTCGACCGCAGCGCGCGTGGGCCGCGGTCACGCGTAGATGTTACTGGACGGTAGCTACCTCGGGTTAATCGACGCGCAGACGATGCGGTATAGGCGCACGCCAGTGACCTAAGGTGCCCGGTATGGGCCCCGCGCTACCCCGGTGGATCTACGTGCCGGCCGCCGTCGGCGCCCTGTTCGTGGTCCTGCCCCTGGTCGCGGTCGCCGCCAAGGTCGACTGGCCCCGGTTCACCGTGCTGGTCACCAGCGATTCGTCGGTCGCGGCGCTGGTGCTGAGCCTGCAGACGGCCGCCGCGAGCACGGTGCTGTGCGTGCTGCTGGGTGTGCCGATGGCGATGGTGCTGGCCCGCAGTCCGTCGCGGTCCGTGCGCGCGGTGCGTCCGGTGATCCTGCTGCCGCTGGTGCTGCCCCCGGTGGTCGGCGGCATCGCACTGCTCTACGCCTTCGGCCGACTGGGACTGATCGGCCGGTACCTCGAGGCCGGCGGAATCCAGATCGCGTTCACCACCACGGCCGTCGTGCTGGCGCAGACGTTCGTGTCGCTGCCGTTCCTCGTCATCGCGCTCGAGGGGGCGGCGCGGACGGCGGGCACCGACTACGAACTCGTCGCCGCGACGCTGGGCGCCCGCCCGTCGACCGTGTGGTGGCGGGTCTCCCTGCCGCTGCTCGCACCCGGCCTGGTGTCGGGGTCCGTGCTGGCGTTCGCACGGTCCCTCGGCGAATTCGGGGCGACGCTGACGTTCGCCGGATCTCGGGAGGGCGTCACCCGGACGCTGCCGCTGGAGATCTACCTGCAGCGGGAGAGCGATGCCGACGCCGCGGTGGCGCTGTCGGTGCTGCTGGTCGCGGTGGCGGCGGTGGTGGTCGTCGGCCTGGGGAGTCGCCGCCTGCGCGCCCAGGGCTGGACGTGACCGGGCTCGCGCTGCGCGCTCGCGTCGAGCGCCGCGGCGTCGACGTCGAGTTCGCCGTCGGTGCGGGGGAGGTGCTGGCCGTACTGGGCCCCAACGGCGCAGGCAAGTCGACTGCGCTGCACGTGATCGCCGGGACGGTGCGCCCGGACGACGGCCTGGTACGGGTGGGCCAGCGTCTGCTCACCGACACCGCCGCCGCTGTGCACGTGCCGACCCACCGCCGCCGGGTCGGCCTGTTGCTCCAGTACCCGTTGCTGTTCCCGCATCTGCGGGTCGCCGCCAACGTCGCGTTCGGGTTGCGCAGCACCGGCCGCGCCAGGGCGGAAGCTGTTGCGGCAGCGCATCGTTGGCTCACCGAGGTCGGTGCCGACGACCTGGCGGGCCGGATGCCCCGGCAACTCTCGGGCGGTCAGGCGCAGCGGGTGGCGCTGGCGCGGGCGCTGGCCGCCGAACCCGAGGTGCTGCTTCTCGACGAACCGCTGGCCGGCCTCGACGTCGACGTCGCGGGCGCGATGCGCCGATTGCTGCGGCAGGTGCTGACCCGCGACGGCCGGTCCGCGGTCCTGGTCACCCACGACCTCGTCGACGTGGCGACACTGGCCGATCACGTGGTGGTGATCGACGGAGGCACGGTCGCCGAAGCCGGTCCCGCCGCGACGGTGCTGTCCGCCCCGCGCAGCCCGTTCGGGGCGCGCTTCGCCGGCGTGAACCTGGTGATCGGT comes from the Mycolicibacterium litorale genome and includes:
- a CDS encoding LLM class F420-dependent oxidoreductase: MTIRLGLQIPNFSYGTGVAELFPTVIAQAREAEAAGFDSVFLMDHFYQLPGLGTPDQPMLEAYTALGALATATERVQLGTLVTGNTYRNPTLLAKAITTLDVISQGRAILGLGTGWYELEHDSLGYEFGTFTDRFNKLGEALEIILPMLEGKRPTVEGKYYRTKEAMAEPRFRDHIPLMIGGSGEKKTIPLAARHFDHLNIIAGFDELPRKIEVVKQRCEEIDRDPATLETSMLVVAMIDENVTGDVIPDDFKQQAVYGSAEQIVDQIKTKVLDAGVDSVILSPVTSLNGYQPGGITDVAALLKPVLGV
- a CDS encoding NAD(P)/FAD-dependent oxidoreductase, whose protein sequence is MSHPGATPTDRHKVVIIGSGFGGLSAAKTLKHADVDIKLIARTTHHLFQPLLYQVATGIISEGEIAPATRVVLRKQKNVQVLLGDVTHIDLANKLVHSELLGHDYATPYDSLIIAAGAGQSYFGNDHFAEWAPGMKSIDDALELRARILGAFEQAERSSDPKRREKLLTFVVVGAGPTGVEMAGQIAELADYTLKGTFRHIDPTSARVILLDAAPAVLPPMGEKLGKKAAARLEKMGVEIQLNAMVTDVDRNGITVKDPDGNLRRIESACKVWSAGVAASPLGRDLAAQSDVEVDRAGRVKVQPDLSIPGHPNVFVVGDMAAVEGVPGMAQGAIQGGRYAAKLIKNEVKGANPKFRQPFEYFDKGSMATVSRFSAVAKVGPLEFGGFIAWLAWLALHLVYLVGFKTKIVTLISWTVTFLSTKRGQLTITEQQAYARTRIEELEEIAAAVTETEREKEQAAS
- a CDS encoding sulfate/molybdate ABC transporter ATP-binding protein; the encoded protein is MTGLALRARVERRGVDVEFAVGAGEVLAVLGPNGAGKSTALHVIAGTVRPDDGLVRVGQRLLTDTAAAVHVPTHRRRVGLLLQYPLLFPHLRVAANVAFGLRSTGRARAEAVAAAHRWLTEVGADDLAGRMPRQLSGGQAQRVALARALAAEPEVLLLDEPLAGLDVDVAGAMRRLLRQVLTRDGRSAVLVTHDLVDVATLADHVVVIDGGTVAEAGPAATVLSAPRSPFGARFAGVNLVIGSAAEGGVVRAGATAWHGVAAADVVIGAPAVAIFRPAAVAVYRQRPHGSPRNTVEVTVAEVDHSGPAVRVRATEQPGGAPGLAADITAESASELRLAPGDRVFMAVKAQEVALHPAP
- a CDS encoding ABC transporter permease: MGPALPRWIYVPAAVGALFVVLPLVAVAAKVDWPRFTVLVTSDSSVAALVLSLQTAAASTVLCVLLGVPMAMVLARSPSRSVRAVRPVILLPLVLPPVVGGIALLYAFGRLGLIGRYLEAGGIQIAFTTTAVVLAQTFVSLPFLVIALEGAARTAGTDYELVAATLGARPSTVWWRVSLPLLAPGLVSGSVLAFARSLGEFGATLTFAGSREGVTRTLPLEIYLQRESDADAAVALSVLLVAVAAVVVVGLGSRRLRAQGWT
- a CDS encoding SDR family oxidoreductase codes for the protein MEVLVTGGDTDLGRTIAAGFRDDGHRVVIGGARREDLEITAKELDVDSIVFDNTDPASLEEARSLFPHHLDTLVNVPAPQFAPEDPRTFTLDQQATAWRRALDTTLLSAVLTVQIVGDHLRSGGSIVNVIPENVVIAQTREGSVDAALKAAVSDWTAGQAAHFGTRGITVNAVATGKSAEPSYDGLSSTSPAVAAEIARLALFLSTPAARHITGQTLHVSRGALANFG